The proteins below are encoded in one region of Caulobacter henricii:
- a CDS encoding alpha/beta fold hydrolase: MDAAVFRQPRRRLIAIDSPAGPGEIAALEFGPQDRAIDVIFVHANGFNAQTYNSLLAPLAAGLRILAIDQRGHGATPLAARAEGRRSWHDLRDDLVALLKALDGPPVVLAGHSMGGTVSLLAAAARPEAVKGLVLLDPVIMPRLVALYAQAPWTSGALWKQMPIAQAAARRRAVFEDREAVVAAYTGRGAFKTWPETMLADYVDGGFVDREDGKVELACAPAWEASNYSAQAHDPWRAIRKVTGPVRILKAERGSTCRAGDGFARRGRDVAIETVAGSSHFLPMERPDLARDAIFRMVTG; this comes from the coding sequence ATGGATGCGGCCGTGTTTCGCCAGCCCCGCAGACGCCTGATCGCCATCGACAGCCCGGCTGGGCCCGGCGAGATTGCGGCCCTGGAGTTCGGCCCACAGGACCGGGCCATCGACGTGATCTTCGTTCACGCCAACGGTTTCAACGCCCAGACCTATAACAGCCTGCTGGCCCCTCTGGCGGCGGGCCTGCGGATCCTGGCCATCGACCAGCGCGGCCACGGGGCGACGCCGCTGGCGGCCCGGGCCGAGGGGCGGCGCTCCTGGCATGACCTGCGCGATGATCTGGTTGCCCTGCTCAAGGCCCTCGACGGTCCGCCGGTGGTGCTGGCCGGCCATTCGATGGGCGGCACGGTCAGCCTGCTGGCCGCCGCTGCCCGGCCCGAGGCGGTCAAGGGCCTTGTCCTGCTGGACCCGGTGATCATGCCGCGCCTGGTCGCCCTCTATGCCCAGGCCCCCTGGACCTCCGGGGCCCTGTGGAAGCAGATGCCCATCGCCCAGGCCGCCGCGCGCCGCCGTGCCGTCTTCGAGGACCGCGAGGCGGTGGTCGCCGCCTATACCGGTCGCGGGGCCTTCAAGACCTGGCCCGAGACCATGCTGGCCGACTATGTCGACGGCGGCTTCGTCGATCGCGAGGACGGCAAGGTCGAACTGGCCTGCGCTCCGGCGTGGGAGGCCTCGAACTATTCAGCCCAGGCCCACGATCCGTGGCGGGCGATCCGCAAGGTCACAGGGCCGGTGCGGATCCTGAAGGCCGAGCGCGGCTCGACCTGCCGGGCCGGCGACGGCTTTGCCCGTCGAGGCAGGGACGTGGCGATCGAGACCGTGGCCGGATCAAGCCACTTCCTGCCGATGGAGCGTCCGGATCTGGCGCGGGATGCGATCTTCCGGATGGTGACGGGGTAA
- a CDS encoding SH3 domain-containing protein: MKTTSALIAIAALAATSLAVPAPVLAQSKGLGSLFSCEGSGKKQEGGALIGAAAGAFIGSKVAKNEKTLGALVGAAAGAAAGSYIGCRMQSTDTALAQQATKKALETGQPQTWSNARTGASGRIDVVSSSYGPPVDSRNLRFAQGVQSVPSYDALGGRYASSGNSNLRAGPSAKAALVGKLTPGQTFDALGATPGGGWVLVGQNGYAVGYAAASLVRPVQVVAASCRVIDASISTSGQRPATERYSACQDNRGEWQLTQA, encoded by the coding sequence ATGAAGACCACCTCCGCCCTGATCGCCATCGCCGCCCTGGCCGCGACCAGCCTGGCCGTTCCGGCCCCGGTCCTGGCCCAGTCCAAGGGCCTGGGCAGCCTGTTCTCGTGTGAAGGCTCGGGCAAGAAGCAGGAAGGCGGGGCCCTGATCGGCGCGGCCGCCGGTGCCTTCATCGGCAGCAAGGTCGCCAAGAACGAAAAGACCCTCGGGGCCCTGGTCGGCGCGGCCGCCGGTGCGGCGGCGGGCTCCTATATCGGCTGTCGGATGCAGTCGACCGACACCGCCCTGGCCCAGCAGGCCACCAAGAAGGCGCTCGAAACCGGCCAGCCCCAGACCTGGAGCAATGCGCGCACCGGGGCCTCGGGCCGGATCGACGTGGTGTCTTCCAGCTATGGTCCGCCGGTCGACAGCCGCAATCTGCGCTTCGCCCAGGGTGTGCAGTCCGTGCCCAGCTATGACGCCCTCGGTGGCCGCTATGCCTCCAGCGGCAACTCCAACCTTCGGGCCGGCCCCTCGGCCAAGGCCGCCCTGGTCGGCAAGCTGACCCCGGGCCAGACCTTCGATGCCCTCGGCGCCACCCCGGGCGGCGGCTGGGTCCTGGTCGGCCAGAACGGCTATGCGGTCGGCTATGCCGCCGCCTCCCTGGTCCGCCCGGTTCAGGTCGTCGCGGCGTCGTGCCGGGTGATCGACGCCTCGATCTCGACCTCAGGCCAGCGTCCGGCCACCGAGCGCTACAGCGCCTGCCAGGACAATCGCGGTGAGTGGCAGCTGACCCAGGCCTAG
- a CDS encoding crotonase/enoyl-CoA hydratase family protein, which produces MSAHDQADYTCFKVEIEAGVAHIQLKRPDAMNTMTRAFWNELPAIVKHIDDNALARCIVITSTGKHFSAGMELSVFTDGEGVTEERGGDRHVAGESFRHHVHHLQNTFSCLDRARMPVIVAIQGGCIGGAVDFISACDIRYATNDAFFCIQEINIGMTADVGTFPRLCKLIPEGWVRELAYTGRRLPAGKAMAIGLVNELFDSHEALVAHAFAAAREIAEKSPLAVAGSKVMINYARDHTIADGLDYIATWQTGMFAGSHMAEAFRAKMEKRPADFPDLLPLKKRM; this is translated from the coding sequence ATGAGCGCCCACGATCAGGCAGACTATACGTGTTTCAAGGTCGAGATCGAGGCTGGCGTTGCGCACATCCAGCTCAAGCGCCCCGACGCCATGAACACTATGACACGGGCCTTCTGGAATGAGCTTCCCGCAATTGTAAAACATATCGATGACAACGCCCTGGCGCGCTGCATCGTCATCACCTCAACCGGCAAGCACTTCTCGGCTGGCATGGAGCTGTCGGTATTCACCGACGGCGAGGGCGTTACCGAAGAGCGCGGCGGCGACCGCCATGTGGCCGGCGAGAGCTTCCGCCACCATGTCCACCACCTGCAAAACACCTTCAGCTGCCTGGACCGGGCCCGGATGCCGGTTATCGTCGCCATCCAGGGCGGCTGCATCGGCGGGGCGGTGGACTTCATCAGCGCCTGCGACATTCGCTATGCCACCAACGACGCCTTCTTCTGCATCCAGGAGATCAATATCGGCATGACCGCCGATGTCGGCACCTTCCCGCGCCTGTGCAAGCTGATCCCCGAGGGCTGGGTGCGCGAGCTGGCCTATACGGGGCGTCGCCTGCCGGCCGGCAAGGCCATGGCCATCGGTCTGGTCAACGAGCTGTTCGACAGCCATGAGGCCCTGGTCGCCCATGCCTTCGCCGCCGCCCGCGAGATCGCCGAGAAGTCGCCCCTGGCCGTGGCCGGCAGCAAGGTGATGATCAACTATGCCCGCGATCACACCATCGCCGACGGCCTGGACTATATCGCCACCTGGCAGACCGGCATGTTCGCCGGCTCGCACATGGCCGAGGCCTTCCGGGCCAAGATGGAAAAGCGTCCGGCCGACTTCCCCGACCTGCTGCCGCTGAAAAAGCGGATGTAG